The Phytohabitans houttuyneae genome has a segment encoding these proteins:
- a CDS encoding DUF3618 domain-containing protein, whose protein sequence is MSTDPDQIRNEITRTRESLSDDVDALAYKADPRRMVEDRKRRVGQAVHRVTDKVMGTASQAGEMASDRVSSAASTVGDAASAVGDAASAAPRQLKQRAEGNPIAAGLIAFGVGWLVSSLLPATRREQEAASRVKEVVRDHSDTIKEEVGGVAQDLRDGLREPAREATEAVKTSAEDAVGAVKDEARTTASDVKDETRTAREQMRS, encoded by the coding sequence ATGAGCACGGACCCGGATCAGATCCGGAACGAGATCACCCGTACCCGGGAGAGCCTCAGCGACGACGTGGACGCGCTGGCGTACAAGGCCGACCCGCGACGGATGGTGGAGGACCGCAAGCGGCGCGTCGGCCAGGCGGTGCACCGGGTGACCGACAAGGTCATGGGCACCGCGTCGCAGGCCGGCGAGATGGCCTCGGACCGGGTGTCGTCCGCGGCATCCACCGTCGGCGACGCGGCTTCCGCCGTGGGCGACGCGGCCAGCGCCGCGCCGCGCCAGCTCAAGCAGCGGGCCGAGGGCAACCCGATCGCGGCCGGGCTGATCGCGTTCGGTGTCGGCTGGCTCGTCTCGTCCCTGCTGCCGGCCACCCGGCGCGAGCAGGAGGCGGCCAGCCGGGTCAAGGAGGTTGTGCGGGACCACAGCGACACGATCAAGGAAGAGGTCGGCGGCGTGGCGCAGGACCTGCGCGACGGCCTCCGCGAACCGGCGCGCGAGGCGACCGAGGCGGTCAAGACGAGCGCCGAGGACGCGGTCGGTGCCGTCAAGGACGAGGCGCGGACCACGGCCAGCGACGTCAAGGACGAGACCCGCACCGCCCGCGAGCAGATGCGCTCGTAG
- a CDS encoding anti-sigma regulatory factor, translating to MTDSTIPDEGIWFTVDENATGSGARRAAERLAIQVGLAAARISELSIVVAELASNLVKHASGGSLLVRPVRRHGEAGVALFAVDSGPGMADLARSARDGHSTAGSLGIGLGAIGRLASWYDAHSVPGKGTVVVVEIWPGKPPELEWAAAIARPLTGGQVCGDGYAWRLSDERRQVLVSDGLGHGALAAAASQAAVHAFHRAPAATPAAVVEHLHRSISHTRGAALAVAELDLPAATVRFAGLGNIAATVLEGDTRRGMISLPGIAGHQRRAVREYSYPLTAQSRVVMHSDGVNDRWRPDDYPGLGEHHPAVAAATILRDAGVRRDDACVLVARG from the coding sequence ATGACCGACTCCACCATCCCCGACGAGGGCATCTGGTTCACGGTGGACGAAAACGCCACGGGCAGCGGAGCACGCCGGGCCGCGGAGCGCCTGGCCATCCAGGTCGGCCTCGCCGCGGCGCGGATCTCCGAGCTGTCCATCGTCGTCGCCGAGCTGGCCAGCAACCTGGTCAAGCACGCCAGCGGCGGCTCGCTGCTGGTGCGGCCGGTCCGGCGGCACGGCGAGGCGGGCGTCGCGCTGTTCGCCGTCGACTCCGGACCGGGCATGGCGGACCTGGCCAGATCGGCACGGGACGGGCATTCCACCGCCGGCAGCCTCGGCATCGGCCTTGGCGCGATCGGCCGGCTGGCCAGCTGGTACGACGCGCACAGCGTGCCCGGAAAGGGCACCGTCGTGGTGGTCGAGATCTGGCCGGGGAAACCGCCGGAGCTGGAGTGGGCGGCGGCCATCGCCCGCCCGCTGACCGGTGGCCAGGTGTGCGGCGACGGGTACGCGTGGCGGCTCAGTGACGAGCGGCGCCAGGTGCTCGTCAGCGACGGGCTGGGGCACGGCGCCCTGGCCGCGGCGGCCTCCCAGGCGGCCGTACACGCCTTCCACCGGGCACCCGCCGCCACACCGGCGGCGGTCGTGGAGCACCTGCACCGCAGCATCAGCCACACCCGCGGGGCCGCGCTGGCGGTCGCCGAGCTGGACCTGCCGGCCGCGACGGTCCGGTTCGCCGGGCTCGGCAACATCGCCGCGACGGTGCTGGAGGGCGACACGCGGCGGGGCATGATCTCGCTGCCGGGCATCGCCGGGCACCAGCGGCGGGCCGTGCGCGAGTACAGCTATCCCCTCACCGCACAGTCGCGGGTCGTGATGCACTCCGACGGTGTCAACGACCGGTGGCGTCCCGACGACTATCCGGGACTGGGCGAGCACCACCCCGCCGTGGCGGCCGCGACCATCCTGCGGGACGCCGGGGTCCGCCGCGACGATGCGTGCGTCCTGGTCGCCCGGGGGTAA
- a CDS encoding DUF3052 domain-containing protein — translation MSDNAGRWGDMAGYSGTPLHRKLGIKPGHRVALLDAPTGFEAKFDGLPDGVVIRYGLAADAPTDVIVLFVTGRHELQARLDEVRRGMAQDGGFWVAWPKRASKVPTDVTEDVVREVALPTGLVDNKVCAIDEIWSGLRLVIRREYRTQAK, via the coding sequence GTGTCCGACAACGCGGGGCGATGGGGTGACATGGCTGGTTACTCGGGCACGCCGCTGCACCGCAAGCTCGGCATCAAGCCGGGTCACCGAGTCGCACTGTTGGACGCGCCGACTGGTTTCGAGGCCAAATTCGATGGCCTGCCCGACGGAGTCGTCATCCGGTACGGCCTGGCTGCCGACGCGCCGACCGACGTGATCGTGCTGTTCGTGACCGGACGCCACGAGTTGCAGGCCCGCCTCGACGAGGTCAGACGCGGCATGGCCCAGGACGGCGGCTTCTGGGTCGCCTGGCCGAAACGAGCGTCGAAGGTGCCCACGGACGTTACCGAGGACGTCGTCCGTGAAGTCGCGCTGCCGACCGGGTTGGTCGACAACAAGGTATGTGCGATCGACGAGATCTGGTCGGGCCTGCGGTTGGTCATCCGCCGCGAGTACCGCACACAAGCCAAGTGA
- a CDS encoding PP2C family protein-serine/threonine phosphatase: protein MVRLRADRAPVYVTVAAGNQPPALSTLHQLAQAVAAAIEAQRSYDQEHRIALTLQRSLLPRRVPRIAGLDLAVRYEPASVDTEVGGDFYELTMLGDTLLVAIGDVTGHSLHAATVMAEVRHAIRAYAVDGHPPGAIVDRVNTLMRTLLPDELATICVIQLDPATGAARMASAGHLPPLLVTGAGTRYLEHLAPLLGVAARRPPDLEFTLPQDATLVLYTDGLIERRDADIDDGLRALASSAAQVDADLDHFCHRLLTELATPHIRDDIAVVTVRRR from the coding sequence GTGGTCCGGCTGCGGGCCGACCGCGCACCGGTGTACGTGACGGTCGCCGCCGGCAACCAGCCACCCGCGCTCTCCACGCTGCACCAGCTCGCCCAGGCGGTCGCCGCGGCGATCGAGGCCCAGCGCTCGTACGACCAGGAGCACCGGATCGCGCTGACCCTCCAGCGCAGCCTGCTCCCCCGCCGGGTGCCCAGAATCGCCGGCCTCGACCTCGCCGTGCGGTACGAACCCGCCAGCGTCGACACCGAGGTGGGCGGCGACTTCTACGAGCTGACCATGCTCGGCGACACCCTCCTGGTGGCGATCGGCGACGTGACCGGGCACTCCCTGCACGCCGCGACCGTCATGGCGGAGGTACGCCACGCGATCCGCGCGTACGCCGTCGACGGCCACCCGCCGGGCGCGATCGTGGACCGGGTCAACACGCTGATGCGCACCCTGCTCCCCGACGAGCTGGCCACCATCTGCGTCATCCAGCTGGACCCGGCCACCGGCGCGGCGCGGATGGCCAGCGCCGGCCACCTTCCACCCCTGCTCGTCACCGGCGCGGGCACGCGGTACCTGGAGCACCTCGCCCCGCTGCTCGGCGTAGCCGCGAGGCGCCCGCCGGACCTGGAGTTCACCCTGCCGCAGGACGCCACCCTCGTGCTCTACACCGACGGGCTGATCGAGCGGCGGGACGCGGACATCGACGACGGCCTGCGGGCACTCGCGAGCAGCGCGGCGCAGGTCGACGCCGACCTCGACCACTTCTGCCACCGCCTGCTCACGGAGCTGGCCACCCCGCACATCCGGGACGACATCGCGGTCGTGACGGTCCGCCGCCGGTAG
- a CDS encoding sigma-70 family RNA polymerase sigma factor → MTRDEEFEQLRPLMFAIAYRILGSVAEAEDAVEEAWQRFESSPQEPKSVQALLSAVVTRVSIDALESERVQRERYAAAPRSLLTDPYADPARSANLADSLSMAAMVLLEQLSPAERAVFVLRDVFGAGFAEIATAVGRSEADCRQLAVRARRHMDGRSSRAEEASRPRSPRA, encoded by the coding sequence GTGACGCGGGACGAGGAGTTCGAGCAGCTGCGGCCACTCATGTTCGCCATCGCCTACCGGATCCTCGGGAGCGTGGCCGAAGCTGAGGACGCCGTCGAGGAGGCCTGGCAGCGGTTCGAGTCGTCCCCGCAGGAGCCCAAGTCCGTTCAGGCGCTCCTGTCCGCTGTGGTCACCCGGGTCTCGATCGACGCCCTGGAGTCCGAGCGGGTGCAGCGGGAGCGGTACGCCGCCGCGCCGCGGTCGCTGCTCACCGACCCGTACGCGGACCCGGCCCGGTCGGCCAACCTCGCCGACTCGCTGTCGATGGCGGCGATGGTGCTGCTGGAGCAGCTCAGCCCGGCCGAGCGGGCGGTGTTCGTGCTGCGCGACGTGTTCGGCGCCGGGTTCGCCGAGATCGCCACGGCGGTCGGCAGGTCCGAAGCGGACTGCCGCCAGCTCGCGGTACGGGCGCGGCGCCACATGGACGGCAGGTCGTCGAGGGCCGAGGAGGCGTCACGCCCGCGTTCACCACGGGCGTGA
- a CDS encoding endonuclease/exonuclease/phosphatase family protein — translation MTGIRLLTFNALIRGDVRPRLRALAGILQEAEYDVVCLQEILHRGSARLLGRRTPSYGFRAAGGFALLRGGLMMLSRWPLVRHHFTRYPVTGPARTELLMRKGAQVAVVRTPGGDLAVVNTHLSANRDDDWTAGNRYTRIAEAELQTLAALVAAIDPALPVVVAGDFNVPRHSPTLTAFRAAAGLDDLLSGDSSPTFRPTARFPKPPALDQIYLRSTPSRALTGDARLAFQDPVRLPDAREAYLSDHYAIEADLTLTGPADHRG, via the coding sequence GTGACAGGTATCCGGCTGCTCACCTTCAACGCGCTCATCCGCGGCGACGTCCGCCCGCGCCTGCGGGCCTTGGCCGGGATCCTGCAGGAGGCGGAGTACGACGTCGTCTGCCTGCAGGAGATCCTGCACCGGGGCAGCGCCCGGCTGCTGGGCCGGCGCACGCCCAGCTACGGCTTCCGCGCCGCCGGCGGCTTCGCGCTGCTGCGGGGTGGGCTGATGATGCTGTCGCGGTGGCCGCTGGTCCGCCACCACTTCACGCGGTACCCGGTGACCGGGCCGGCCCGGACCGAACTGCTGATGCGCAAGGGCGCCCAGGTCGCCGTCGTGCGTACGCCCGGCGGCGACCTGGCAGTGGTCAACACGCACCTGTCGGCCAACCGCGACGACGACTGGACGGCGGGCAACCGGTACACCCGGATCGCCGAGGCCGAGCTGCAGACCCTGGCCGCGCTGGTCGCGGCGATCGACCCGGCACTGCCGGTCGTGGTCGCCGGCGACTTCAACGTCCCGCGCCACTCCCCGACCCTGACCGCGTTCCGCGCGGCGGCCGGCCTCGACGACCTGCTGTCCGGCGACTCGAGCCCGACCTTCCGCCCCACCGCGCGGTTCCCGAAGCCCCCGGCGCTGGACCAGATCTACCTCCGCTCCACCCCGAGCCGCGCCCTGACCGGGGACGCCCGCCTCGCCTTCCAGGACCCGGTACGCCTGCCGGACGCCCGCGAGGCCTACCTGTCCGACCACTACGCCATCGAGGCCGACCTCACCCTCACCGGGCCGGCTGACCACCGCGGTTGA
- a CDS encoding Uma2 family endonuclease: MSAEAVGTHMPAVVTLQDLAAMNAADANGHRYETSPEGVLSVMPPPDSEHAMIASRLFAWLIMAGWPAEQVLQAAGVRIPGPDGDGGRIPDVSVWRKPPPRGVWSAVADIVLVIEIVSPGSEAMDSVTKVREYASAGIPQYWVVDRDGAQTVTLHRLAPHGAYEEKARMPMAWLLQTSPSDHID; the protein is encoded by the coding sequence ATGAGCGCTGAGGCCGTCGGCACGCACATGCCCGCCGTCGTGACGCTCCAAGATCTGGCCGCGATGAACGCTGCCGACGCGAATGGTCATCGCTACGAAACCAGTCCTGAAGGGGTCCTGTCGGTCATGCCACCACCCGACTCCGAGCATGCGATGATCGCCAGTCGTCTGTTCGCGTGGCTCATCATGGCGGGCTGGCCGGCGGAACAGGTGCTTCAGGCGGCAGGCGTCAGGATCCCTGGGCCTGACGGCGACGGCGGCCGGATTCCCGATGTCAGCGTCTGGAGAAAGCCGCCGCCCAGAGGCGTCTGGTCCGCCGTGGCAGACATCGTGCTGGTGATCGAGATCGTCTCGCCAGGCTCGGAGGCCATGGACTCGGTGACGAAGGTCCGTGAGTACGCCTCCGCAGGCATCCCGCAGTACTGGGTGGTTGACCGGGACGGCGCCCAGACGGTCACCCTGCATCGTCTTGCCCCGCATGGCGCCTACGAGGAGAAGGCGAGGATGCCCATGGCTTGGCTGCTGCAGACCTCGCCATCGGACCACATCGACTAA
- a CDS encoding ATP-binding protein, which translates to MSPLLAQMALRVEHDIFLIRQRGREVAAAVGLDNQDQIRFATALSEVGRQVLALGDGADVTFHAEPTTLWVHLVTRRQISEADLLAGPAAAAHRLVDALRVDVTDVTMVRMSRHLPTTAERLTTERVDQLRLDLARLLPGSPLDELMSQNSQLVEALDKVRAQRDELARLNEELAETNRGVLALYNQLSEELEETNRGVVALYAELDEKTAQLRAASESKSRFLANVSHELRAPVTAIIGLTRLLADSPAAPLVADQTTQVDLIRGSATDLLALVNDLLDLAKAEAGRLEPQWADVELRVVFGQLRGTLRAVTNNPDVELVVDDPVPPLVIHTDEVLLAQVLRNLLVNALKFTAAGQVAMRARSGPDGLVELVVADTGVGIPADQQERIFEEFYQVPGTIAAPRTGTGLGLPYARRLVNLLGGTLRVDSEPGRGSVFTITLPERPVG; encoded by the coding sequence ATGAGTCCGCTACTGGCCCAGATGGCCCTGCGCGTCGAACACGACATCTTCCTCATCCGGCAGCGCGGGCGCGAGGTGGCCGCCGCCGTCGGGCTGGACAACCAGGACCAGATCCGCTTCGCCACCGCGCTCAGCGAGGTGGGCCGGCAGGTGCTCGCCCTCGGCGACGGCGCCGACGTCACCTTCCACGCCGAGCCGACAACGCTCTGGGTACACCTGGTCACCCGCCGTCAGATCAGCGAGGCTGACCTGCTCGCCGGGCCCGCCGCCGCGGCGCACCGGCTCGTCGACGCGCTGCGAGTCGACGTCACCGACGTGACAATGGTGCGGATGTCCCGCCATCTGCCAACGACCGCGGAGCGCCTGACCACCGAGCGCGTGGACCAGCTGCGCCTCGACCTCGCGCGCCTGCTGCCCGGCTCACCGCTGGACGAGCTGATGTCGCAAAACAGCCAGCTCGTCGAGGCGCTGGACAAGGTACGGGCGCAGCGCGACGAGCTCGCGCGGCTCAACGAGGAGCTCGCCGAGACAAACCGGGGCGTGCTCGCGCTCTACAACCAGCTCTCCGAGGAGCTGGAGGAGACAAACCGGGGTGTCGTCGCGCTCTACGCCGAGCTGGACGAGAAGACCGCGCAGCTGCGCGCCGCCAGCGAGTCCAAGAGCCGCTTCCTGGCCAACGTCAGCCACGAGCTGCGCGCCCCGGTGACCGCGATCATCGGGCTCACCCGGCTGCTGGCCGACTCGCCGGCGGCACCCCTCGTCGCCGACCAGACCACCCAGGTCGATCTCATCCGCGGCTCCGCCACCGACCTGCTCGCGCTCGTCAACGACCTGCTGGACCTGGCCAAGGCGGAGGCCGGCCGGCTGGAGCCGCAGTGGGCCGACGTCGAACTGCGGGTGGTCTTCGGCCAGCTGCGGGGCACGCTGCGCGCCGTGACCAACAACCCCGACGTCGAGCTGGTCGTCGACGACCCGGTGCCGCCGCTGGTCATCCACACCGACGAGGTGCTGCTCGCGCAGGTCCTGCGCAACCTGCTCGTCAACGCGCTGAAGTTCACCGCCGCCGGCCAGGTCGCCATGCGGGCCCGCAGCGGCCCGGACGGCCTGGTGGAGCTCGTCGTCGCCGACACCGGCGTGGGCATCCCGGCCGACCAGCAAGAACGGATCTTCGAGGAGTTCTACCAGGTCCCGGGCACCATCGCCGCCCCGCGCACCGGCACCGGGCTCGGCCTGCCGTATGCCCGGCGGCTGGTCAACCTGCTGGGCGGCACCCTGCGGGTGGACAGCGAGCCCGGCCGCGGCAGCGTCTTCACCATCACGCTCCCCGAACGGCCGGTGGGATGA
- a CDS encoding STAS domain-containing protein, whose translation MERVPILKIGKVLLVSIQVDMDDQTALQLQEDLAEQVVAHGSRGVLIDITALDIVDSFVGRMLSTVASISKVLDAETVVVGMRPAVAITLVELGLSLPGIRTALNVERGLELLTGSPELDAVDTPEVSPSP comes from the coding sequence ATGGAACGCGTGCCGATTCTCAAGATCGGCAAGGTGCTCCTGGTCTCGATCCAGGTCGACATGGACGACCAGACCGCGCTGCAGCTGCAAGAGGATCTCGCCGAGCAGGTCGTGGCACACGGGTCGCGCGGCGTCCTCATCGACATCACCGCGCTGGACATCGTCGACTCGTTCGTCGGCCGGATGCTGTCGACGGTGGCGTCGATCTCCAAGGTTCTCGACGCCGAGACCGTGGTGGTCGGCATGCGCCCCGCGGTGGCGATCACGCTCGTCGAGCTGGGCCTGTCGTTGCCGGGGATCCGCACCGCACTCAACGTCGAGCGCGGCCTGGAGCTGTTGACCGGCTCCCCCGAGCTGGACGCCGTCGACACCCCCGAGGTGTCACCGTCACCATGA
- a CDS encoding helix-turn-helix domain-containing protein, producing the protein MKSSAVDDELTIGELADRFGLATHVLRHWESMGLLAPGRAAGGQRRYGKADLMRVAVVLMGKEAGIGLRELSVVLATGDPMDRADLLRRHVAELDQRIARAQAAKDLIEEALECPLSFEECPRARERISARIPPTGT; encoded by the coding sequence ATGAAGTCAAGCGCCGTCGACGACGAGCTGACCATCGGAGAGCTGGCCGACCGGTTCGGGCTGGCCACCCACGTGCTGCGCCACTGGGAGAGCATGGGGCTGCTGGCGCCGGGTCGGGCCGCGGGCGGGCAGCGCCGGTACGGCAAGGCCGACCTGATGCGGGTCGCGGTGGTCCTGATGGGCAAGGAGGCGGGCATCGGCCTGCGCGAGCTGAGCGTGGTGCTCGCCACGGGCGACCCGATGGACCGGGCGGACCTGTTGCGCCGGCACGTCGCGGAGCTTGACCAGCGCATCGCCCGCGCGCAGGCGGCCAAGGACCTGATCGAGGAGGCGCTGGAGTGCCCGCTCAGCTTCGAGGAGTGCCCGCGGGCCAGGGAGCGGATCTCGGCCCGCATCCCGCCCACCGGTACCTAG
- a CDS encoding ATP-binding protein: MTVAGEVQTQPISSDEDVVRVRQLVRAAAVAAKLSLVDQTKLVTAASELARNTLVYGGGGSVTVTAVDNGRRRGIQIVFADEGPGIADLDLAMTDGYTTGGGLGLGLSGARRLVDEFDIDTEVGRGTAITVTKWSR, translated from the coding sequence ATGACCGTCGCCGGCGAGGTGCAGACGCAGCCCATCTCGTCTGACGAAGACGTCGTCCGGGTCCGCCAGCTGGTCCGCGCCGCCGCCGTCGCGGCCAAGCTGTCCCTGGTCGACCAGACGAAGCTGGTCACCGCCGCGAGCGAGCTGGCCCGCAACACCCTTGTGTACGGCGGTGGCGGCAGCGTCACCGTCACGGCGGTCGACAACGGCCGCCGTCGCGGCATCCAGATCGTCTTCGCCGACGAGGGGCCCGGCATCGCCGACCTCGACCTCGCGATGACCGACGGCTACACGACCGGTGGCGGGCTGGGCCTCGGCCTCAGCGGCGCGCGGCGGCTGGTGGACGAGTTCGACATCGACACGGAGGTGGGCCGCGGCACGGCGATCACCGTGACCAAGTGGTCCCGATGA
- a CDS encoding siderophore-interacting protein — MSTAPAARVPRVLDRFLLTGTVEAVEQLTRGARRIRVTGPSLRDLQWAAGQHIRVLVGDLRAPSNWMRGLRDTLRTYTVWDYDAAGHLELCIVDHPEPGPGARWSASVHIGQRVSFTRPEGRLVVQRDAPYHLFVGEETATVAFGAMLRALPPAARVHAVLELDTPQDRLPLPRAGELTWVHRDGAAPDEGGLLLEALRSLRLPDEPGVAYIAGEARACQAVRRHLTQERGWPRRATIVKPFWTPGKRGLD; from the coding sequence ATGAGCACCGCGCCCGCGGCGCGCGTACCCCGTGTGCTGGACCGCTTCCTGCTGACCGGCACCGTCGAGGCCGTCGAGCAGCTCACCCGCGGCGCGCGCCGCATCCGCGTCACCGGCCCGTCGCTGCGCGACCTGCAGTGGGCCGCCGGCCAGCACATCCGGGTGCTGGTCGGCGACCTGCGCGCGCCGTCCAACTGGATGCGCGGGCTGCGCGACACCCTGCGCACGTACACGGTCTGGGACTACGACGCCGCCGGCCACCTGGAGCTGTGCATCGTGGACCATCCCGAACCCGGCCCGGGCGCGCGCTGGTCCGCGAGCGTCCATATCGGACAGCGCGTCTCGTTCACGCGCCCCGAGGGCCGGCTGGTCGTCCAGCGGGACGCGCCCTACCACCTGTTCGTGGGGGAGGAGACCGCGACGGTGGCGTTCGGTGCCATGCTCCGCGCCCTGCCACCCGCCGCGCGCGTGCATGCTGTGCTCGAGCTGGACACGCCGCAGGACCGGCTGCCGCTGCCCCGCGCCGGCGAGCTGACCTGGGTGCACCGGGACGGCGCCGCACCGGACGAGGGCGGGCTGCTGCTGGAGGCGCTGCGGTCGCTGCGGCTGCCGGACGAGCCGGGCGTCGCGTACATCGCCGGCGAGGCACGCGCCTGCCAGGCCGTGCGCCGCCACCTCACCCAGGAGCGCGGCTGGCCCCGGCGCGCCACGATCGTCAAGCCGTTCTGGACCCCCGGCAAGCGCGGCCTGGACTAG
- a CDS encoding CsbD family protein codes for MGMDDKIDNKTEELGGKAKEKVGKATDDEDLEAEGKADQTSSNLKQAGEKIKDAFRS; via the coding sequence ATGGGAATGGATGACAAGATCGACAACAAGACCGAAGAGCTTGGCGGCAAGGCCAAGGAGAAGGTCGGCAAAGCGACCGACGACGAGGACCTTGAGGCCGAGGGCAAGGCCGACCAGACATCCTCGAACCTCAAGCAGGCGGGCGAAAAGATCAAGGATGCTTTCCGCTCCTGA
- a CDS encoding CU044_2847 family protein, whose translation MADFVEYTLDDGTVVVFESAEADLVSLHGGGMADTAEGGPLAAKLVGIAKTCGQIARAVGDELTPDELAVQLGVKIAGELNMWFFAKSQTEATITVTATWKRGLTAS comes from the coding sequence GTGGCGGATTTCGTGGAGTACACATTGGATGACGGCACGGTCGTGGTCTTCGAGTCCGCCGAGGCTGACCTGGTCAGCCTCCATGGTGGGGGCATGGCTGACACCGCTGAAGGTGGCCCGTTGGCGGCCAAGCTGGTAGGGATCGCCAAGACGTGCGGTCAGATTGCCCGGGCGGTGGGTGACGAGCTGACACCAGACGAATTGGCGGTGCAGTTGGGCGTCAAGATCGCGGGCGAGCTCAACATGTGGTTCTTCGCGAAGAGTCAGACCGAGGCCACGATCACGGTCACCGCGACGTGGAAGCGAGGGCTGACGGCATCGTGA
- a CDS encoding response regulator, with product MSERADAMTVLVVDDSAPKRYLLTTWLHRAGFTVLQAETGGAALHMIEATPVDLVVLDVKLPDMTGFEVCERIKTNPRHQALPVIHVSAHAVDVRDRTHGLSNGADAYLTEPIEPDELVATAHAVLRYYQARQRAERLAERMTSLAETTLAVNLASSVTELLQVACQGAARMFDGSAVVAAETIDGEALAAATGDNGQPVTLHPWVDGGTSPPSGSPSARTAPPTGRRPTGARTRRWRSRWSGCGPTAHRCT from the coding sequence ATGAGCGAGCGGGCCGACGCGATGACCGTCCTCGTGGTCGATGACAGCGCACCCAAGCGGTACCTGCTCACGACCTGGCTGCACCGCGCGGGCTTCACCGTGCTCCAAGCCGAGACCGGGGGTGCCGCCCTGCACATGATCGAGGCGACGCCGGTGGACCTCGTCGTGCTCGACGTCAAGCTGCCCGACATGACCGGCTTCGAGGTCTGCGAGCGGATCAAGACCAACCCGCGGCACCAGGCCCTGCCGGTCATCCACGTCTCCGCCCACGCGGTCGACGTGCGGGACCGCACCCACGGCCTGTCCAACGGCGCGGACGCCTACCTCACCGAGCCGATCGAGCCCGACGAGCTCGTCGCCACCGCGCACGCCGTCCTGCGGTACTACCAGGCGCGGCAGCGGGCCGAGCGGCTCGCCGAGCGGATGACCTCCCTGGCCGAGACGACACTCGCGGTCAACCTCGCCTCCTCGGTCACCGAGCTGCTCCAGGTCGCCTGCCAGGGCGCCGCCCGGATGTTCGACGGATCGGCCGTGGTCGCGGCGGAGACGATCGACGGCGAGGCGCTCGCGGCCGCCACCGGCGACAACGGCCAGCCGGTCACCCTGCACCCGTGGGTCGACGGCGGCACCTCGCCCCCGTCGGGATCACCGTCCGCTCGGACCGCGCCGCCGACTGGCCGCAGGCCGACTGGGGCGCGCACGAGGCGGTGGCGGTCGCGGTGGTCCGGCTGCGGGCCGACCGCGCACCGGTGTACGTGA
- a CDS encoding phage holin family protein: MNPAASDVNEPRRDVSQRSFGELVGEVAQDLSTLVRQEMDLAKAELRQEAGKAGRAAGAFGAAAVAGHMVLLFLSFALWWALANGMDEGWAALIVAVVWAVAAAVLYAVARSQVQRVHGLTRTAETAKQIPDALKPEPGGYR, translated from the coding sequence GTGAACCCCGCGGCCTCCGATGTGAACGAGCCGAGGCGGGACGTGTCGCAGCGCTCGTTCGGCGAGCTGGTCGGCGAGGTGGCGCAGGATCTGTCCACTTTGGTCCGCCAGGAGATGGACCTCGCCAAGGCCGAGCTGCGGCAGGAGGCGGGCAAGGCCGGACGGGCCGCCGGTGCCTTCGGAGCCGCCGCGGTCGCGGGGCACATGGTCCTGCTGTTCCTGTCCTTCGCCCTGTGGTGGGCGCTGGCCAACGGCATGGACGAGGGATGGGCGGCACTGATCGTCGCCGTCGTGTGGGCGGTCGCCGCCGCCGTCCTGTACGCCGTGGCCCGCTCCCAGGTACAGCGGGTCCACGGGCTGACCCGTACCGCCGAGACCGCCAAGCAGATTCCGGACGCCCTCAAGCCAGAGCCAGGAGGCTACCGATGA
- a CDS encoding CBS domain-containing protein: protein MTTAREIMTAGAECVGENDTVREAARRMADLGVGALPICGEDNRLKGMLTDRDIVLKVLAAGDDADSVTAGALAQGKPVTIGADDEADEILRTMGQHQVRRLPVIDGHDLVGIVALADVARALPDRPVGAVLDAISER, encoded by the coding sequence ATGACCACGGCACGAGAAATCATGACGGCGGGCGCGGAGTGCGTCGGCGAGAACGACACCGTGCGCGAGGCCGCCCGGAGGATGGCGGATCTCGGCGTTGGCGCGCTGCCGATCTGCGGCGAGGACAACCGGCTCAAAGGCATGCTGACCGACCGGGACATCGTGCTGAAGGTGCTCGCCGCGGGTGACGACGCCGACAGCGTCACCGCCGGGGCGCTCGCGCAGGGCAAGCCGGTGACGATCGGTGCCGACGACGAGGCGGACGAGATCCTCCGGACGATGGGCCAGCACCAGGTCCGGCGGCTGCCGGTCATCGACGGCCACGACCTGGTCGGCATCGTCGCGCTCGCGGACGTCGCGCGGGCGCTGCCGGACCGCCCGGTCGGTGCGGTGCTGGACGCGATCAGCGAGCGGTAG